In Pirellulales bacterium, the genomic window TTTCTACGTGCAGGGTCATGTGCGCGAAGGAAAGGATCCCCGCGAGATCGACAAGAAACTCTTGAGCAAATACGGAGTTGAAATCTCGCGTAGCCAAAGAGCCCGGCGAAAACTCTCGGGACTTGCGAACGTTCACTACTTACGATTCGACCGACACTGGATTCTACTGGCGACGCACGGCGAACATCTCTTCAAAATTGAAGAAGCGAAGAACATTCGCGACGTACGCGAGCATCCGATCCAAGCCGGTGGGTATTCGCTCTGGGTAAAGCGAGGCAACTTCCTCAAGCGCCGCCCGGAAGATGAAACTGCAACGCCAGATGGACGCTACCGGGTCCGGGTACTTATCGCCCGCGAAGAGTATCGCGGACTGCGAGCGTACTTTCTCGCCGAGCGCTGGAATTGGTCGGTCGAAAAGCTTTCTGCGGAACTACGGTCAATTCGTTATGAACCGTATGCCCCTGTCCGCAAGCAACTTTTGAAGCTCTTGTTCCTCATTAACCAGAAGCGCAAGACCGCTGGTTACAAAAAAGTGACGCCGGATGTCTTTCGCTATCGTAGGGACATAGTCAAAGTTTTTGAGCCGATAGCGGCAGTGTCCGACCGTGAAGCGGCCTAGGAACAAGGGTCTGGATATTATCTTAGCACGATGTTCGTCCTGGTGGATTCGGGTCCGTTCTTCGTGATGGACGGAACGCCACGAACTGAGGTATAATTGCCATTATGGAAACGAAATACGTCCCCGCTATCTTTGAAGCCGGAAAACTGCTCCCCTTGCAGCCTCTCGATTTGCGCGAGCACGAGCGAGTGGATTTGACCGTGGTGCGCGGTGCCGTAGCAACGGAAGATTCCGAAGACGACTATATTCCGTATATCGCCACGGAAGCTGATCCGTCGGTCACGCTAGAGCAGGTGCAGAAGGCACTGGCCTCAATTCCAGGTTCGCTCGTAGAGGATTTTGCACGCGAGCGTGACGAGCGATTCTAATGCCTCGCTATTTTCTCGACTCCAGCGCGCTGGCCAAAGCGTACCACGCGGAAACCGGAACCGCTAAAGTTGTGGCACTCTTGGCGGAAGCGGGCAGTGAATTTTTCATTTCCTCGCTGTCGGTCGTCGAAATTCAGTCGGTCTTTAGCCAAAAGGTTCGCGATGGGAAAATCACCGACGCGGATTATACCGTCCTCAAGCAACGATTCGCTGCCGAAACCCAAAACAAAAGAATCATCGTAAAGAATCTATTACGGCCGCATCAGAAGGCGGCTGAAAAACTGCTAGAAAAGCACGCCAAGGTTCGGCGGCTGCGAACGCTGGATGCCATGCAGCTTGGAGCGGCCATTGAATTGGCCAAGAAGATTGGGCTCGACCACTTTGTTTGTGCCGACAAACACCTTGTCGAGGTCGCTCGACTGGAAGGCCTGTCGGTTGTGAATCCTGACGAGCCGTGAACCGGAGCGGACAAAAAGGCCTGCCAAATTCGTCCTTGGATTTGGCAGACCACTTCCACGGAGATCCCTGCTAGCTCTATCTCGAACCGGCGCATTTTGCCCGTTGAAATTGATTTTGCCAAGGTGAATCCGACGATCTAACGTCGTGCGGCGAGCGCACGAAAAAAGCCCGTGAAGTGGGGCAGGTACTCCACGGGCTAGATCGTTCGCCAAGGCGAACTAACTTGATTAAAGCATCCGCATACAGGATGTCAAGGATTGCGCCATTTCTGCACTGACGGTCGAGAAATTCTCGGCATATTAACTAGCCTTCTCCGCATCCCGGACAGTAAATTCGTCGCATTTGCTCGTTGAATTCTGCAAGGTAACGGGCCTGAGTATCTGCGTCGCTGAGGTCAGCCTGTTGCTGTGCCGTGAGCGGCGTTCCGTTTTCCGCGGGCTGTGGTTGTTGGTCTGGAATTCTCGATCCTTCGGTGTGCGGCGCCGTCATGTTCCTCCTGTAATGACTTCAACACTAAATACAGTTCACGCGGCCTTGCGATTGCTGGCCAGTTGCTCACGCAGCTCGCGTGTCGCGGCGGCGCCTTTACGCACGGCTTCCAAGAGTTCCGCTTCATTGGTGTCGTCGTAATATCTGGAAGCCGACTTTCTGCCGGTGCTTTGGCTTGTGAACAATCGGCTCAATGTGAACTGCGGGTACGTGATACCCGTGGCGGTTTGACTCAGCCACAGTGCGATTTCAATTTGGCCCGACATGAAGACGCGAGTCGGCTCGACGGCCTTTGGTTTTTTCAAGAACTTGGTTTTATTCTTAGAATCAACAATCCTTTCCTGTGTGGGCTCCATACTTCCTCCGTTAAAAAATCAATTTCCACACAGTAATTTTGCCACAGAGCCAAGTCTTACTCAAAAAAAGTTTCAGCCGATTTGAGTAGCATTCGCGTCTGTGAGACCATCGGGCATGGAGGCTGGCAATCGTCGGTTGGTTTTTTTTGACCTGGAGTGCGCGGGATTGGATCCCAAACGGCACCCGATTATTCAGATTGCTGCTATTGCAGTCGACGAAGCCCTTGAACCGATTGAGGCATTCGAAGCGAAGCTGCGCTTTGACGTTCAGCGAGCCAACAAAAACAGCCTGCGAAAAAATCACTATCACCCAGGCATCTGGGCAAAAGAGGGGAGGGAACCGGAGGAGATCGCCCGAACGTTTGCCGAATTCCTGCGGCGCCATGCGACCATTCCGATGATGGGAGCAACCGGGAGCAGCTACGCCGTCGCCCAGCTTGTGGCACACAACGCAGATTTCGATGGAAGTTTCTTGCAAGCCTGGTACGAACGATTCGGCGTGTATTTACCAGCACGCAGGCAAGTGCTTTGCACACTGCAGCGGGCGATGTGGTTTTTTAGCGAACAGACCCGCCAGTCACCGAAAGATTTCAAGCTCGCAACACTTTGCCATTTCTTCGCCGTGCCATTTCACGCAGCAAGCGCTCACGAAGCATTGGGTGATGTTTTAGCGACGATCCAACTTTATAAATCAATTTTCCGCGCGGTTTCGAGCCCGCTATGCCAAGCCGCGTAATTAACCAATTTAAGGAACAAGCGTTCCGTCTGAAGAATTCTCCCGCGCCTAGTTTCTTGTTTTTTGGAGAGCTAGCCCAGATTCGCGCCATAAGTTATGATTACGCCATAACTTCCGTCGTTTTTCAGGGGTAGCACGTGGCCGTTTTGATCCATTTATCCGACATCCATTTCCGCAAACACAGCGGCTCGGCTCTCGATATCGACAGCGATCTTCGCAATGAGCTTGAGATCGACGCCAAGAAACTGGTCGAAACTCTAGGCCCACCGACTGCAATCCTGGTTGGCGGCGACATTGCTTATAGCGGAAAACGAGACGAATATGTCGTCGCGAGGGGCTGGCTTGGTAAGTTGAGTTCGGCGGTCGGCGTTTCGTTTGCCAATGTCTGGTGTGTACCTGGCAACCACGACGTTGATCAGTCAGTCATAAGAAATAGTGCGGTGCTTTTCGATCTTCAAAACGCTATCCGCGGAGCGGCACCGGCGGGCGTTGACGCGAAACTTTTAAGTTACTTCGGCGATGAAATTGGCCGGACCCAACTCTATAGCTCAATTGCGGAATTCAATGCCTTTGCTGAACCATACGGCTACAAACTGACAGCTGACCGTCCCTTCAGTGAATTTGATCTTCCGCTGAACGATGGCTCGTTGTTGCGAATCTACGGTTTGAATTCGACGATTGTATCGAATCATATGGATCAGAACGTGGAATCGATCGTTTTGGGCCGTTATCAGCTGCCGAAACGCACATCTGAAGGCGGAGTTACAAATCTAGTCCTTTGTCATCATCCGCCGGACTGGTGGAGCGATGACGATGCACTTAAGGACGATTTTGATGTGCGTGCACACATTCAACTGTATGGGCATAAGCACCGGCACGTGCTTCGGTCGGTAGAAAACTCGGTGCGGTTGGTTGCCGGTGCGGTCCATCCTGAACGTGTCGAGACTGGATGGCGGCCCCGATATAATTGGCTAACTGTCTCAGTGACAGGGAATGGAAGTCAAAGGACGCTCGACGTGAAGGTGTATCCGAGAGTTTGGAGCGAAACTGAACCGCGCTTTACCGCTGACTTCAACAGCTGCGGGGGTGCAGAATTCAAAGAGTACTCGCTTAAGCTAGAATCATGGGAGCCGCCAAAATCCACCGCCTCTGGAGAATCAGCCACGCAGCCGACGTCATGTGCAGAGGAAACCACAATGCAACAGCCAATACGACTGACAAACCCGTTGCGGGTATTGACGTTTCGTCTGTTCGAACTTCCATACCTAACCAGATTAAGTGTCGCACAAAAACTTAGCCTAATTCGCAATGAGGATGCAGGACTACGCGATTACGACATATTCAAGAATGTATTAAAGCGCGCCTCGGACGAAGGAAAGCTGGCTGATTTGTGGGACGCAGTGCAAGTCGAAGCTAAAGATAGCCGTTTTGGCGACAATCCGTTTCGGGCATTAAGTAAGGAGGGAACGTGAAAGACTATTTCGCAGAATGGTATGAAATCGCCAATTTGCAACCGAGCCCCGAAACGCTCGAACGCCGCTGGCAGGGCGTAGAAAAGGCCGCTGGCGCTCTCGATTCGGACGATATTAATCAAATCGGCCGATGTTACCACTCTATTACGAATGACGTGGGCGGTCCGACAGTCCTTATTGATGCGCTGCGCGAAGCGGATAGCACTTTCGTGCCGTTAAACCACTTGCAGGAACTCGCCGTCTTGTCCGGAGCGGTTTTACACGAGGCTCTCGGTGACAAGAATACCGACATCGCAAATCTAGCTGCGCTTGTCACAGTTGTTCCAACCGTACAAGGCTTGAGAACCAGTTCGGTCGTTCCACGTTTGGTAGATATTGCCGAACAGTATCTTGCGGACCGCTCGCGCGCGCTTCGATCAGCACCACTACCTCAGCTTAAAGGTAGTGTGGTTAATAAAGAACTCGTAGAGGCCGTCTCGAAGGCGTTTAATGAAAACGCGGCGCCAAGCGCAACTGAACCATTCGGGAAGATTATCGCTACTCAGAATACAATTATGAAGGCTCAGGCGGCGAGCATTGGAATTCTTGCCGACGCATACGAGTTGCTTCGTGAAGAGTCTGACATGTTGTGGTGGCTCACCGGCATGCATAGCCGCATCGCGACAATTCCATTCAGTGAATTAAAGCTAGGCCCATCCATACTTCTAATCGGCCGTGAACTTGCAGATTTGACACGTGTCATCCCGGGGCCGCTTGCGATGGGAGCCTTCGCCAAACGAATGCTTGCGCAATGTTTTGGATCTGAGAGTTCAAAAGACATTCAACTTGCCACTTCAATCAATGGTTTATCGCGAGACATTCGCGATTCGTGGGCAAAGGACGCTGCGAAGAACGACGAACTGCCGATGTGCCCGATCTTTAATGCTGTAATTAATTCTGTTTCTGTTGCAAAGGATTCAGAATGGCTTCCGCTATTCAAGAAGTCTCAACACCTGGAAGCAAAACTCAAGATTGCACCTGACCTATTGTGCCGCCAGGTCTATTTAGAGACGCTGCTGCTGCGTACTGGAGGTGATACCGATGGAAGAGAGTAAGCCCATAGAAGAAGGCAATGACGCCGTCGATAGCGTCGTTGAAGAAGGGATAGTTCGACTATCGCACGGTCGGGCGCTTAGTT contains:
- a CDS encoding antitoxin family protein, translating into METKYVPAIFEAGKLLPLQPLDLREHERVDLTVVRGAVATEDSEDDYIPYIATEADPSVTLEQVQKALASIPGSLVEDFARERDERF
- a CDS encoding metallophosphoesterase gives rise to the protein MAVLIHLSDIHFRKHSGSALDIDSDLRNELEIDAKKLVETLGPPTAILVGGDIAYSGKRDEYVVARGWLGKLSSAVGVSFANVWCVPGNHDVDQSVIRNSAVLFDLQNAIRGAAPAGVDAKLLSYFGDEIGRTQLYSSIAEFNAFAEPYGYKLTADRPFSEFDLPLNDGSLLRIYGLNSTIVSNHMDQNVESIVLGRYQLPKRTSEGGVTNLVLCHHPPDWWSDDDALKDDFDVRAHIQLYGHKHRHVLRSVENSVRLVAGAVHPERVETGWRPRYNWLTVSVTGNGSQRTLDVKVYPRVWSETEPRFTADFNSCGGAEFKEYSLKLESWEPPKSTASGESATQPTSCAEETTMQQPIRLTNPLRVLTFRLFELPYLTRLSVAQKLSLIRNEDAGLRDYDIFKNVLKRASDEGKLADLWDAVQVEAKDSRFGDNPFRALSKEGT
- a CDS encoding type II toxin-antitoxin system VapC family toxin — its product is MPRYFLDSSALAKAYHAETGTAKVVALLAEAGSEFFISSLSVVEIQSVFSQKVRDGKITDADYTVLKQRFAAETQNKRIIVKNLLRPHQKAAEKLLEKHAKVRRLRTLDAMQLGAAIELAKKIGLDHFVCADKHLVEVARLEGLSVVNPDEP
- a CDS encoding 3'-5' exonuclease is translated as MEAGNRRLVFFDLECAGLDPKRHPIIQIAAIAVDEALEPIEAFEAKLRFDVQRANKNSLRKNHYHPGIWAKEGREPEEIARTFAEFLRRHATIPMMGATGSSYAVAQLVAHNADFDGSFLQAWYERFGVYLPARRQVLCTLQRAMWFFSEQTRQSPKDFKLATLCHFFAVPFHAASAHEALGDVLATIQLYKSIFRAVSSPLCQAA
- a CDS encoding GTPase-associated system all-helical protein GASH gives rise to the protein MKDYFAEWYEIANLQPSPETLERRWQGVEKAAGALDSDDINQIGRCYHSITNDVGGPTVLIDALREADSTFVPLNHLQELAVLSGAVLHEALGDKNTDIANLAALVTVVPTVQGLRTSSVVPRLVDIAEQYLADRSRALRSAPLPQLKGSVVNKELVEAVSKAFNENAAPSATEPFGKIIATQNTIMKAQAASIGILADAYELLREESDMLWWLTGMHSRIATIPFSELKLGPSILLIGRELADLTRVIPGPLAMGAFAKRMLAQCFGSESSKDIQLATSINGLSRDIRDSWAKDAAKNDELPMCPIFNAVINSVSVAKDSEWLPLFKKSQHLEAKLKIAPDLLCRQVYLETLLLRTGGDTDGRE